In the genome of Nicoliella spurrieriana, the window GTGCTGATAAGCAGTGTTATATTAACGATGTGATTCAAAAAAACACTGAGTAAATCCTTAATTAAAACTAAATCAGCAAACCAGACCTAAAGTAACTAGGGTGGGTTGCTGATTTAGTTTTGATTTTAACGGACCATTTGGCGTCCAGTATATTTGAAGGCTATGCAATCACTTGCTTAATTTGATGGACTGCGCTGGCTAGCGCATCTTCGCTAATCACGAGTGGTGGTAATAATCTTAGTGTATTGCCACGTGCGGAAATAGCTAGGAACCCAGCGGATTGGAGTTGGCTAATCACATCCCCCACCTTAAGGGCATCTGCGAGGTGAATCCCGATCATCAATCCCTTGCCAGAAATTGATTTTACATTTGCCAATGGCTTGATTTCACTCTCCAAGAGGCTGGCTAACTTAGCACCCTTTTCCTGAACAGTCTTTAAAAATTCAGGGGTGAGCTGGTCCAACACGGCTTCGGCTGAGGCCATGACCACTTTGTTGCCGCCAAACGTGTTCCCGTGTGAACCAGGGGTGAATGCGGCGGCGGTCTTTGACTTAGCAAGCATGGCACCAACTGGGAGGCCGTTAGCTAATCCCTTAGCAACCGTGATGATGTCAGGACTTAAGTCAAATTGCTCAAAGGCGAACTTGTAGCCCGTCCGGCCCATTCCGGATTGGACTTCATCAATGATCAAAAGTGTGTTGGTGTCATGACACTTAGCTTGAACGGCTTGTAACCAGTCATAGTCACCAACGTTGACGCCCCCTTCACCTTGAACGACTTCCATGATAACGGCAGCTGTATCATCGTCAATTGCATCTAGTGAAGCATCACTGTTGTAATCAACGAACTTGATATCAGGCACCAATGGACTAAAGCCATCCTTAATGTGGGGGTAGCCAGTAACGGAAAGTGATCCGTACGTCCGACCGTGGAAGCCGTTATCGAACGCAACGAGATTGGCCTTGCCAGTCGCCTTCCGCGCAAGCTTGATGGCTGCTTCATTGGCTTCGGTCCCTGAATTACAGAAGAAGGCGAGGTAGTCCTTTGGACAGAGCTTAGCGGCAACGGTTTCGGCCTTACTATTTTCGTAGAGGTTAGAAACGTGCCAGATGTGTTGAACTTGATCTGCTACCGCTGCCTTAATTTTGGCATTGCTGTAGCCGAAGTTACAGACCCCGATTCCAGCAGCTAGGTCAACGTATTCCTTCCCGTTCTTATCAATTAAATGGTAGTCGTGTCCATCAACTGGTTCGATGGGAAATTGTTCGTAAGTATGAATTAAATGGGTCATGTTGATTCCTCCTAGAGTACGATTGTGGTGCCGACTTTAATAATATCGTTTGTAATGGATACTTCTGGAATGCCGTTATCAAGGGCTTGAAAAGCAGCCTTGACCTTAGGCACCATTCCATTGATCAATTTTTCATCTTCAAATAGTTGGTTGGCAGTATCCCG includes:
- a CDS encoding acetylornithine transaminase, which encodes MTHLIHTYEQFPIEPVDGHDYHLIDKNGKEYVDLAAGIGVCNFGYSNAKIKAAVADQVQHIWHVSNLYENSKAETVAAKLCPKDYLAFFCNSGTEANEAAIKLARKATGKANLVAFDNGFHGRTYGSLSVTGYPHIKDGFSPLVPDIKFVDYNSDASLDAIDDDTAAVIMEVVQGEGGVNVGDYDWLQAVQAKCHDTNTLLIIDEVQSGMGRTGYKFAFEQFDLSPDIITVAKGLANGLPVGAMLAKSKTAAAFTPGSHGNTFGGNKVVMASAEAVLDQLTPEFLKTVQEKGAKLASLLESEIKPLANVKSISGKGLMIGIHLADALKVGDVISQLQSAGFLAISARGNTLRLLPPLVISEDALASAVHQIKQVIA